ATCAGCGTGGCACGCGCCGCCGCGATCTCCTCGCGAAGCCGGCGCGCCGTGTCCGAACGCGCCGCCAGCGGCAGCGCCGCGTCGATCGAGTCGACCCGCGCGCTCGCCAGCAGCGGCGCGACGCGCGCCTGCTCGGCGGCGAGGCCCGCGTTCGCCTCGTCGAGCTGGCGCCGCGCCTGATCGAGCGCCTCGTCGGCGCGCGCGATCGCGGCCGCGCTCTCGCGCGCCGCCGCCAGCCGCGCGGCCAGCGCGCGCGCGATCGCGGCGCCGTCGTGGGTGGCCGGCAGGCGCGGATCGAGCGCCTCGGCCAGCGCGGCGGCCTGCCGTGCGAGCGCGGCCAGGTCGGCCCGCATCGCCTCGAGCCGGCGTGCCGGCGCGTCGGCCGCCGCCAGATGCGCGGCCACTTCGTTGGCCAGATCGACGGCGCCCTGCGCGGCCGCCGCCGAATTCGCGCGCTCGGCGAGCCGCGCCTCGGCCAGCGCAGCGCGCCACTGCTCGTCCCATTTGTCGTGCTCGCGCTGCGCGCGCTCGACGCGGGCCGCCGCCGTGGCGCGCGCCTGTTCGGCTTCGCTCACGCGCGCGTCGAGGTTGCCGCGCTGCGCGACGGCACGCTCGGCCGCCTGCACGAAGGCCTCGGCCGCGCCGAGCCACTGGCTCAGCCGCCCGGTGTCGAGGTCGGCATCGACGCCGGGCGCCACCGCGAGCAGCGCGGCGGCCAGCGCCTGTTGCGCGCCTGCGCGCTCGGCGCGCAGGCGGTCCAGCTCGCGCGTCTGCTGGTCGACCGTGCGCTGCGCGGCGAGCGCCGTCTCGCGTCGCGCGAGCCAGTCGCCGATGTCGGCCAGCGCCATGCCGGGCAGGCCGGCGGCCTCGGCCGCCTCGCTCCAGGCGCGCCGCGTGGCCGCGAGCGCCTGCTCGGCCTCGGCGAATTCGGCTTCCCTGCGCGCCAGCCGGGCGCGCTCGAGCTCGAGCTGCTGGCGCAGCGACTGCAGCTCGGCGGCGGCCTGCACCGTGCCGAGCTGCGCGTCCACCAGCTGGTCGGCACGCAGGATCGCGTCGTCCAGCGCCGGCGCGCCGGCCTCGAGCGCGACGGCGCCGCATTTCAGGTCGCGCCAGAGGCCGTCGCGGCGCACGCGCTGCGCGTGCACCTCGGCCTGCGTCACGATCTGCCGGCCCTGCGCCGCGTGCTGCTCCTGCAGCGCGAGCTTCTCGAACGCGGCGCGTGCCTCGGCCAGCGCGCCGCGTGCGGCGCTCACGGCGCTCATGCCGTCGCTGTCGGCCTTCTGGTGCGCGGCGAGCCGCGCGGCCGAAGGCAGGTCCATCGTCTTCAGCGCGGCCACCGGCGCGCGCCAGCGGCCGAGCTGATCGAGCGCGTCGGCCAGCGCGTGGCCGCTCTCGGCCAGCGCCTGCGCCAGTGCGCGCTCCTTCGCCTCGCTCTGCCGGAAGCCCTGCGCGTCGGCCAGCGCGGCGCGCAGGGCTTCCGGCACCTCGTCGGCGACGATCGCCGCGCGCTGCGCGCTCAGTTGCGCCAGCTCCCGCTCGCGTTCGGCGAGCGCGTCGCGCGCGCCGTCCAGCGCCTGCTCCAGCGCGCCGCGCCGGTGCAGCAGGTTGGTCACCGTCTTCAAGGCGAGCTCGGACGGCAGCGCCGCGCGCAGGGCCGCCTCGTCGCGCGGCCAGCCGAGCTGCGCGGCCGCCGCGAACGCGGCCTCGAGTTCGCGCGCGATGTCCGCCTCCACCAGCGGACGTGCCTGCTCGTGACGCGCGCATTCGACGCGCAGCGCGTCGAGCGCCTCGATGTCGGCGGCGAACGCGATCGCCTCGGGATCGGCGCGAAGCGCGTCACGCTCGGCCTGCCGCCTCGCGAGTTCCTCCCGATAGGTGTCGAGCTTCGCGCGCACCGCCGAGAGCGTGGCGCGCGCCTCGAGCAGATCGGCCGTCGCGCTCGGCGGCAGCTCCAGCACCGGGCCGAGCGCCGCGAGTTCGGCCGCCTTCGCGGCTTCGGCGTTCAGATAGGGAGCGAGGCGCCGCACGCGCTCGAGCTTGGAGCGCATGGCGTCGAGCCGCCGCTGCGCGGCGCGGGCCTGCTCGATCTCGCCGCGAACCTTGTCGAGCGCCGCCTGGCGCTCGACCCAGTCGCGCGTGCGAACCTGGAGCGCACGCAGCTCGGCGGTGGCCTCGGCGAAGGCGGCCTCGGCGGCGGCGAAGGCGGTCTTGCCGCTGCGCGGCGCCCATAGCGCCGCGCGCAACGCTTCCAGCTCCTCGCGCACCGGCCCGAGGCTGCCGATGCCGGCCGCCGATTCGAACAGCACCTGCCCGAGCTTGTCGGACGCGTCGAGCAGGCTGCGCCCGCCCGCCACCAGCCGCTCGTGGTCGAGGCAGAACATCTGCTCGAAGAACTCGCGGGTCGCGCCGTCGAGCGCCGCCTCGAGGAAATCGTCGGGCAGCTTGCCGTCGTCCTCGGGCTTGCGCAGCGATTTGGCGCCGCGCGCGCGGTGGAACGCCAGCGTGGCGCCGCCCGCGCCGCCGCGCCCGACGTCGAGCAGGCCGCCCAGGCGCAGGTCCGAGACGTCGTGGACGAAGTTGAGCGGCGTCTTCAGCTTCATGCCGAACAGCAGCTCCGACACGGCGGTGCGCACCGTCGACTTGCCGGCCTCGTTGGGCCCGACGATCACATGAAAGTCATGGGCCGCCGGCGGGAACCGCAGCGTGGCGTCGGTGAACTTGCCGTACCTGAACAGCTCGAGCTGGCGAATCCGCATCGCTCACTCCCCCCGCGCCAGGCGCGCGACGAGCGCCGTGCCCACCTGCTCGACCAGCGCCGGCAGCTCGCCGGCGCGCGCGGCGCCGAGCAGCGGCACGTCCTCGCCGCGCACCTCGCTGCGGACCTTGCCGACGAACGGCTTCAGCTCCCGGTCGAGGCTCGCGAGAAACTCGCGATCGTGGATCGCCTCGGCCAGGATGCGCCGCAGGTCGTCGAGCGCCTCGAGCGGCTCGCCGTGCGCGGCCGGCTCGGCAGGCGGCGCGGTGCGCAGCTTGACCTTCTCGAGCCAGAGCCGCTGGTTGCCGAGCATGCCGATCTGGTTCAGCACCTCGGCGCGCAGCTCGGCCGCGCGGCCGAACAGCTGGCCATGCAGCGGCGTCGCGCCGGTGACGGTCACGCGCACCGCGCGCGGCACCTCGCCGTCGCTGGCGAGCAGCGCCTCCAGCGCCGCGCCGATCTTGTGCGACAGCGCCTCGATCGTCTCGCAGTCGCCCGCCCCGACCTCGAGCGCCTCCCAGCGCAGCACGTCGATGAACAGCCGCTCGACCTCGGTGCGCCCGCCCTCCACCGTCACCAGCACCGCGCCGCGCCGGCCCGTCTCGCGAATGTGGCGCCCCTGCAGGTTGCCGGGAAACACGATCGTCGAGGCCTCGTTCCATTGCTGGAACTCGTGGACATGGCCGAGCGCCCAGTAGTCGTAGCCCTTGGCGTGCAGCTCGGCGCGCGAGCACGGCGCGTAGTTCGCGTGCAGCGTGCCGCCTTCCAGCGCCGTGTGCAGCACGCCGATGTTGTAGGCGCCCGGCACCGGGTCGGGATAGCCGATGGCGAGGTTGTCGACCACCGCCTTGTCCTTGAAGCTCTGCCCGTGCAGCGCGACGCGCGTGCCGTCGGCGTCGCCGGAATCGAGCCGGAAGGTGGCCGGCTTGCGCGACGGGAACACCGTGACATTGGGCGGCAGCGCGAGCTTCCTGCTCATCTCGCTCTCGGCGTCGTGATTGCCCCACAGCACGAACACGGGGATCTGCGCGTCGCGCAGGCGGGCCATCTGCCGGCCGAAGAAGATGCCGGTGTTGTGATCCTTCCAGTCGCCGTCGTACAGATCGCCGGCGATCACGACGAACGCCACGGCTTCGTCGATCGCGCGATCGACCAGCAGTTGCAGCGCGTCGCGCGAGGCCTGGCGCAATTGCGCGGCGGGCGCGTCGGGATAGGCGCTGAGCCCGTGCAGGGGGCTGTCCAGATGGATGTCGGCCGCGTGGATGAACTTCACGACGAGTCCTCTCGTTCGAATCGGGAAAGGGCCGCCGGGCGCACGCGAGGCGCGCGCCCGGCGGCTCGGTCCGCAGATTGTAGAGGGCAATCGCCCGCGCTGCGGAAAGATCGGCGCGCGGGCTTGTCGGCCGCCCAGGCTCACGCTTGGCGCTTCGGCACGCCGCTGCCCCGCGGCCGGCCGGCGCCTAGGGCCGTGCCGCGCCAGCCGTGCTAGCCGCGTCGGCCGCGTCGGGCGGGTGCGGGCCTTCGGCGAGCGCCGCCGGCAGCGTCAGGCGCGTGACGTCGAGCCCCGGGTCGGCCGCGATGGCCCGCGCCTCGAACGGCGTGCGCAGCCAGCGCCGCGCCGCGTAGCGACGCGTGCCGTCGGCGTAATGCGGCGAGGCCGGATCGTCGGATTCCGAATGCGCGAGCAGCGTATGGGCCTCGGGGCCGCGTGCATCGAAGGTGACCACCTGCAGGTAGCTGTTGCCCGCCAGCGTGTCGGCCGTGATCGGCTGGCGCGCGCGGGGCTTGCCGTAGTCGCAGACGGCGGTGAAGTAGCCGAGATTGGCGCAGCCGCCGTAGAGCGGGATCGACTCGCCGTTGCGCGTCAGGTAGAGCGTCTCGCCGCGCCTGGCATCGAGCGCGAAGCCGGCGTCGGTCACGGCCAGGATCGCCGCGCCGAACGCCTCGGCGATCGCGGGATCGTCGGCGCGCAAGCCCGCCGGCGTATGCAGCGGATCGGCCGCGTCGAACGGCTGCGTGTAGAGCCGCGCCGGCGCGAGCTTCGCGACGCGCGCCCAGAACTGGTCCCACAGCAGGACGCCGCGCGCCTCGGGATCGGCCGCGCCGTGCCAGGCACGCAGCGTCGCGCAGGCCGCCGCGGTCGGCGCGCGGCGCGCGGGCCGGTAAGCGGCACCGCTCAGCAGGTCGTGCCCGACCATGATGACCGGGTTCGTGCAGACGCGATCGAGCAGCGCCGGCCGGTAGCGTGTCGCCGACAGCGTCTCGCCCGCCAGCGAGAAGCGCTCGACCTCGGCCGTCGTCACCGCCGCCGGGTTCGCCGGGTTCCCAGCATGCGGCGCAGCGGCCGCTGCGGCCGCCCGCATCGCGAACCGCAGGCCGAGCTGCGCGCGCAGGTCGAGCGGCGCGGCACCGACGCCCGTCACGCGCGCGAAGCCCGTCAGCGGCGCGGCCGGATTCGCGAGCCAGTAGCT
The window above is part of the Burkholderia glumae LMG 2196 = ATCC 33617 genome. Proteins encoded here:
- a CDS encoding ATP-binding protein, coding for MRIRQLELFRYGKFTDATLRFPPAAHDFHVIVGPNEAGKSTVRTAVSELLFGMKLKTPLNFVHDVSDLRLGGLLDVGRGGAGGATLAFHRARGAKSLRKPEDDGKLPDDFLEAALDGATREFFEQMFCLDHERLVAGGRSLLDASDKLGQVLFESAAGIGSLGPVREELEALRAALWAPRSGKTAFAAAEAAFAEATAELRALQVRTRDWVERQAALDKVRGEIEQARAAQRRLDAMRSKLERVRRLAPYLNAEAAKAAELAALGPVLELPPSATADLLEARATLSAVRAKLDTYREELARRQAERDALRADPEAIAFAADIEALDALRVECARHEQARPLVEADIARELEAAFAAAAQLGWPRDEAALRAALPSELALKTVTNLLHRRGALEQALDGARDALAERERELAQLSAQRAAIVADEVPEALRAALADAQGFRQSEAKERALAQALAESGHALADALDQLGRWRAPVAALKTMDLPSAARLAAHQKADSDGMSAVSAARGALAEARAAFEKLALQEQHAAQGRQIVTQAEVHAQRVRRDGLWRDLKCGAVALEAGAPALDDAILRADQLVDAQLGTVQAAAELQSLRQQLELERARLARREAEFAEAEQALAATRRAWSEAAEAAGLPGMALADIGDWLARRETALAAQRTVDQQTRELDRLRAERAGAQQALAAALLAVAPGVDADLDTGRLSQWLGAAEAFVQAAERAVAQRGNLDARVSEAEQARATAAARVERAQREHDKWDEQWRAALAEARLAERANSAAAAQGAVDLANEVAAHLAAADAPARRLEAMRADLAALARQAAALAEALDPRLPATHDGAAIARALAARLAAARESAAAIARADEALDQARRQLDEANAGLAAEQARVAPLLASARVDSIDAALPLAARSDTARRLREEIAAARATLIRDGDGLTPEAIAAEIAAQDLAEVPALLEAARHDGEACGAALSRLAQEEVVAQQALDAIAGQSSAAIAEAKRQEALAAMGDTAEQYLEAATASRLLRWAIERYREQRQGPMLSRASEIFAGLTLGDFSRLVVDTERQPPELSARRANGRPVAVGGLSEGTRDQLFLALRIAALELQLGNKAALPFVADDLFINFDDARSKAGLAALRELSTRTQVLFLTHHAHLLPLVEEVFGAQVNVVELQRETSA
- a CDS encoding metallophosphoesterase family protein, whose protein sequence is MKFIHAADIHLDSPLHGLSAYPDAPAAQLRQASRDALQLLVDRAIDEAVAFVVIAGDLYDGDWKDHNTGIFFGRQMARLRDAQIPVFVLWGNHDAESEMSRKLALPPNVTVFPSRKPATFRLDSGDADGTRVALHGQSFKDKAVVDNLAIGYPDPVPGAYNIGVLHTALEGGTLHANYAPCSRAELHAKGYDYWALGHVHEFQQWNEASTIVFPGNLQGRHIRETGRRGAVLVTVEGGRTEVERLFIDVLRWEALEVGAGDCETIEALSHKIGAALEALLASDGEVPRAVRVTVTGATPLHGQLFGRAAELRAEVLNQIGMLGNQRLWLEKVKLRTAPPAEPAAHGEPLEALDDLRRILAEAIHDREFLASLDRELKPFVGKVRSEVRGEDVPLLGAARAGELPALVEQVGTALVARLARGE